A genomic segment from Candidatus Brocadia sp. encodes:
- a CDS encoding DUF2249 domain-containing protein, whose amino-acid sequence MSETQPVILDVRNIVPRERHPKIFNTFDSLKKGEIMVLINDHDPKPLKYQLEAERSGQLDWKYVEQGPEVWKVEIAKK is encoded by the coding sequence ATGAGTGAAACACAGCCTGTCATATTAGATGTGAGAAATATTGTGCCCCGGGAGAGACACCCAAAGATATTTAATACCTTTGATAGTCTGAAAAAGGGAGAGATTATGGTCTTAATAAACGACCATGACCCTAAACCTTTGAAATATCAATTAGAAGCAGAACGGAGTGGGCAATTGGACTGGAAATATGTTGAACAGGGGCCGGAAGTTTGGAAGGTAGAAATAGCAAAAAAATAA
- a CDS encoding cupin domain-containing protein, translating to MEPIDIEKKIQFNKDHFVPNILYASPKVKIPLICMEPGQEIPPHEGHSVGIFYVKEGKGIFTLNDQKIDMKKEMIIVAPEGASRGMKCVERMVVLAISVG from the coding sequence TTGGAACCAATCGATATAGAAAAAAAGATACAGTTTAATAAAGATCATTTTGTTCCAAACATTCTTTATGCTTCACCAAAGGTGAAAATACCGCTGATTTGCATGGAACCTGGTCAAGAAATACCACCGCATGAGGGGCATAGTGTAGGTATCTTTTATGTAAAAGAAGGTAAGGGAATATTTACACTGAACGATCAGAAGATTGATATGAAAAAAGAAATGATCATTGTCGCCCCGGAGGGAGCGTCAAGAGGAATGAAGTGTGTGGAAAGAATGGTTGTTTTAGCCATTAGTGTTGGGTAA